From one Arvicanthis niloticus isolate mArvNil1 chromosome Y, mArvNil1.pat.X, whole genome shotgun sequence genomic stretch:
- the LOC143437381 gene encoding uncharacterized protein LOC143437381 isoform X1, translating to MFQNLDAVTYNDVHVNFTAEEWNLLDLSQKNLYKDVILETYRNLTAIGYSWEDHHIEEQPQSSRRPERHEKSHTGEKPHECNQCGKAFSRHSHLQYHKRTHTGEKPYECNQCGKAFSCHNNLQSHKRIHTGEKPYECNQCGKTFSYHSGLRYHKRTHTEEKPYECNQCGKAFSCHSGLRYHKRTHTGEKPYECNQCGKAFSAHSNLQYHKRTHTGEKPCECNQCGKGFARPSHLQRHKRTHTGEKHECNQCGKAFFCHHSLQCHNRTHTGEKPYECNQCGKAFSCRSGLRYHKRTHTGEKPYECNQCGKAFSCHSGLRYHKRTHTGEKPYECNQCGKAFSCYSGLQKHNRTHTGEKLNVMNEVKPFQDTVISEYTKENVQSETL from the exons atgttccagaacctg gatgcagtgacttataatgatgtgcatgtgaacttcactgcagaagagtggaatttacTGGATCTTTCCCAGAAGAATTTGTACAAAGATGTGATACTTGAGACCTACCgaaacctcactgctatag gttacagttgggaagatcatcatattgaagaacaacctCAAAGTTCCAGAAGGCctgaaag gcatgaaaaaagtcatactggagagaaaccacatgaatgtaaccaatgtggtaaagccttttcacgtcacagtcatctccaatatcataaaagaacacatactggagagaaaccttatgaatgtaatcaatgtggtaaagccttttcatgtcacaataatctccaaagtcataaaagaatacatactggagagaaaccttatgaatgtaatcaatgtggtaaaaccttttcatatcacagtggtctccgatatcataaaagaacacatactgaagagaaaccttatgaatgtaatcaatgtggtaaagccttttcatgtcacagtggtctccgatatcataaaagaacacatactggagagaaaccttatgaatgtaatcaatgtggtaaagccttttcagctcacagtaatctccaatatcataaaagaacacatactggagagaaaccttgtgaatgtaatcaatgtggtaaaggttTTGCGaggcccagtcatctccaaagacataaaagaacacatactggagaaaaacatgaatgtaatcaatgtggtaaagcctttttctGTCACCATAGTCTCCAGtgtcataatagaacacatactggagagaagccttatgaatgtaatcaatgtggtaaagccttttcatgtcgtagtggtctccgatatcataaaagaacacatactggagagaaaccttatgaatgtaatcaatgtggtaaagccttttcatgtcacagtggtctcagatatcataaaagaacacatactggagagaaaccttatgaatgtaatcaatgtggtaaagccttttcatgttacagtggtctccaaaaacataatagaacacatactggagagaaactgaatgtcatgaatgaggtaaagcctttccaggacacagtcatctctgaatacacaaaagaaaatgtgcagagtgaaaccttatga
- the LOC143437381 gene encoding uncharacterized protein LOC143437381 isoform X3, producing MCKLIQICMHEKSHTGEKPHECNQCGKAFSRHSHLQYHKRTHTGEKPYECNQCGKAFSCHNNLQSHKRIHTGEKPYECNQCGKTFSYHSGLRYHKRTHTEEKPYECNQCGKAFSCHSGLRYHKRTHTGEKPYECNQCGKAFSAHSNLQYHKRTHTGEKPCECNQCGKGFARPSHLQRHKRTHTGEKHECNQCGKAFFCHHSLQCHNRTHTGEKPYECNQCGKAFSCRSGLRYHKRTHTGEKPYECNQCGKAFSCHSGLRYHKRTHTGEKPYECNQCGKAFSCYSGLQKHNRTHTGEKLNVMNEVKPFQDTVISEYTKENVQSETL from the exons atgtgcaagctgatacaaatatgcat gcatgaaaaaagtcatactggagagaaaccacatgaatgtaaccaatgtggtaaagccttttcacgtcacagtcatctccaatatcataaaagaacacatactggagagaaaccttatgaatgtaatcaatgtggtaaagccttttcatgtcacaataatctccaaagtcataaaagaatacatactggagagaaaccttatgaatgtaatcaatgtggtaaaaccttttcatatcacagtggtctccgatatcataaaagaacacatactgaagagaaaccttatgaatgtaatcaatgtggtaaagccttttcatgtcacagtggtctccgatatcataaaagaacacatactggagagaaaccttatgaatgtaatcaatgtggtaaagccttttcagctcacagtaatctccaatatcataaaagaacacatactggagagaaaccttgtgaatgtaatcaatgtggtaaaggttTTGCGaggcccagtcatctccaaagacataaaagaacacatactggagaaaaacatgaatgtaatcaatgtggtaaagcctttttctGTCACCATAGTCTCCAGtgtcataatagaacacatactggagagaagccttatgaatgtaatcaatgtggtaaagccttttcatgtcgtagtggtctccgatatcataaaagaacacatactggagagaaaccttatgaatgtaatcaatgtggtaaagccttttcatgtcacagtggtctcagatatcataaaagaacacatactggagagaaaccttatgaatgtaatcaatgtggtaaagccttttcatgttacagtggtctccaaaaacataatagaacacatactggagagaaactgaatgtcatgaatgaggtaaagcctttccaggacacagtcatctctgaatacacaaaagaaaatgtgcagagtgaaaccttatga
- the LOC143437381 gene encoding uncharacterized protein LOC143437381 isoform X2, whose product MCSGSSKEKHEKSHTGEKPHECNQCGKAFSRHSHLQYHKRTHTGEKPYECNQCGKAFSCHNNLQSHKRIHTGEKPYECNQCGKTFSYHSGLRYHKRTHTEEKPYECNQCGKAFSCHSGLRYHKRTHTGEKPYECNQCGKAFSAHSNLQYHKRTHTGEKPCECNQCGKGFARPSHLQRHKRTHTGEKHECNQCGKAFFCHHSLQCHNRTHTGEKPYECNQCGKAFSCRSGLRYHKRTHTGEKPYECNQCGKAFSCHSGLRYHKRTHTGEKPYECNQCGKAFSCYSGLQKHNRTHTGEKLNVMNEVKPFQDTVISEYTKENVQSETL is encoded by the exons atgtgttctggaagctctaaagaaaa gcatgaaaaaagtcatactggagagaaaccacatgaatgtaaccaatgtggtaaagccttttcacgtcacagtcatctccaatatcataaaagaacacatactggagagaaaccttatgaatgtaatcaatgtggtaaagccttttcatgtcacaataatctccaaagtcataaaagaatacatactggagagaaaccttatgaatgtaatcaatgtggtaaaaccttttcatatcacagtggtctccgatatcataaaagaacacatactgaagagaaaccttatgaatgtaatcaatgtggtaaagccttttcatgtcacagtggtctccgatatcataaaagaacacatactggagagaaaccttatgaatgtaatcaatgtggtaaagccttttcagctcacagtaatctccaatatcataaaagaacacatactggagagaaaccttgtgaatgtaatcaatgtggtaaaggttTTGCGaggcccagtcatctccaaagacataaaagaacacatactggagaaaaacatgaatgtaatcaatgtggtaaagcctttttctGTCACCATAGTCTCCAGtgtcataatagaacacatactggagagaagccttatgaatgtaatcaatgtggtaaagccttttcatgtcgtagtggtctccgatatcataaaagaacacatactggagagaaaccttatgaatgtaatcaatgtggtaaagccttttcatgtcacagtggtctcagatatcataaaagaacacatactggagagaaaccttatgaatgtaatcaatgtggtaaagccttttcatgttacagtggtctccaaaaacataatagaacacatactggagagaaactgaatgtcatgaatgaggtaaagcctttccaggacacagtcatctctgaatacacaaaagaaaatgtgcagagtgaaaccttatga